A window from Drosophila subobscura isolate 14011-0131.10 chromosome O, UCBerk_Dsub_1.0, whole genome shotgun sequence encodes these proteins:
- the LOC117898252 gene encoding regulator of G-protein signaling loco isoform X6 has product MNRALPANASPFRRAWGQSSFRTPRTDKVAKQLQPQQQQQSSSSPLVRRTASMNASDHDVYIKTLMLDDLKTSARSQQQLSLLKVPKILTTPAPPSTISVSAESTATDNLPDNGSPSSWGGSFERMLQDAAGMQTFSEFLKKEFSAENIYFWTACERYRLLESEAERAIQARDIFGKHLANSSSDPVNVDSQARNLTEEKLASAAPDIFAPAQKQIFNLMKFDSYQRFIRSDLYKSCVEAEQKNLPLPYSGADLDELLKTNFHLAASSKLKKSVSNAEDRRRKSLLPWHRKTRSKSRDRTEIMSDLQSSALMPAPPLPPPTLLTSASLKIASGQNSLSDLHSSRSSLSSFDAGVSGGQGASAESVCSLCRVILTDGATTIVQTRPGETVGQLVERLLEKRNLVYPYYDIVFQGSTKSIDLQQSSQLLAGKEVVIERRVAFKLDLPDPKVISVKSKPKKQLHEVIRPILTKYNYKMDNVQVIMRDTQAPLDLMQPVTMADGQRLRIVLLQDFQSGGGSSMPPKQTKPMKPLPSTAQGQLDELTNKVFNELLQSKAEAAAAKPQAQHSDLCSMKSNEAPSECSSSLFERMRRQQQRDNIPGSKLPKLKKKSTSSQHSEEPTTNPSSSSLATTAAADPKKPIIAKLKAGVKLQVTERVAEHQDELLEGLKRAQLARLEDQRGTEINFDLPDFLKNKENLNAAVSKLRKVRANLSPVTSKVPPSPTEIPQPAPRLSITRSQQVAGSQQQQVSPMKVDQEQETEMPAETQDQIEFAKAPPPLPPKPKVLPIKPSNWGVAVPQPAGNYCNKFSPTKQAPTSPTAKSVASAAAFVSKIPLDIGRKSLEEAVAGTRCAYLDEPSSSFV; this is encoded by the exons ATG AACCGTGCTCTGCCCGCCAATGCCTCGCCCTTCCGCCGAGCCTGGGGTCAGTCTTCATTCCGTACACCGCGCACCGACAAGgtggccaagcagctgcagccccagcagcagcagcagtcgtcgtcATCGCCGCTGGTGAGACGCACTGCCTCGATGAACGCCTCCGACCATGATGTGTACATCAAGACGCTGATGCTGGACGACCTGAAGACCTCGGcaaggagccagcagcagctgagtcTGCTGAAGGTTCCCAAAATTCTGACCACGCCGGCGCCACCATCCACCATATCGGTCAGCGCAGAGTCAACCGCAACTGACAACCTACCAGACAATGGCAGTCCTAGCAGCTGGGGCGGTTCGTTCGAGCGAATGCTACAGGATGCCGCCGGAATGCAGACCTTCTCCGAGTTCCTCAAGAAGGAGTTCTCGGCGGAGAACATTTACTTTTGGACCGCCTGCGAGCGCTATCGTTTGCTCGAATCAGAGGCCGAGAGGGCCATCCAGGCCAGGGATATCTTTGGAAAGCATCtggcgaacagcagcagcgatcccGTCAACGTGGACTCCCAGGCCCGCAATCTTACGGAGGAGAAGCTCGCGAGTGCCGCGCCCGACATCTTTGCGCCCGCCCAGAAGCAGATCTTCAATCTGATGAAATTCGACAGCTATCAGCGCTTCATACGCTCCGATCTCTACAAGAGTTGTGTGGAGGCCGAGCAGAAGAACCTGCCCCTGCCATACAGCGGTGCCGATCTGGATGAGCTGCTGAAGACAAATTTTCACTTAGCTGCCTCCTCAAAG CTCAAGAAGTCGGTAAGCAATGCCGAGGATCGACGCCGTAAGAGCCTACTCCCATGGCACCGCAAGACGCGAAGCAAGTCACGCGATCGCACTGAGATCATGTCCGATCTGCAGAGCAGCGCTTTGATGCCAGCGCCGCCGTTGCCGCCACCGACTCTGCTGACCAGCGCCTCGCTAAAGATCGCATCGGGCCAGAATTCGCTGAGTGATCTGCACAGCTCGCGCTCCTCCCTGTCGTCTTTCGACGCCGGAGTATCGGGCGGCCAGGGAGCCAGTGCGGAGAGTGTGTGCTCGCTGTGTCGAGTGATCCTAACGGATGGTGCCACCACCATAGTGCAGACGCGACCCGGGGAGACGGTGGGCCAGCTGGTGGAGCGGCTGCTGGAGAAGCGCAACCTCGTGTATCCCTACTACGACATTGTGTTCCAGGGCAGCACCAAGTCCATCGATCTGCAGCAGTCgtcgcagctgctggccggcAAGGAGGTGGTGATCGAGCGACGAGTGGCCTTCAAGCTGGATCTGCCCGACCCAAAGGTGATATCCGTGAAGAGCAAACCCAAGAAGCAGCTGCACGAGGTGATCAGGCCCATTCTGACCAAATACAACTACAAAATGGACAACGTGCAGGTGATAATGCGCGACACCCAGGCCCCGCTCGACCTCATGCAGCCGGTGACGATGGCCGATGGCCAGCGGCTGCGCATCGTTCTGCTGCAGGATTTTCAGTCAGGCGGCGGCAGTAGCATGCCGCCGAAGCAGACAAAACCAATGAAGCCGCTGCCATCCACGGCGCAGGGACAGCTGGACGAGCTGACGAACAAGGTGTTcaacgagctgctgcagagcaaGGCGGAGGCGGCTGCGGCcaagccacaggcacagcatAGCGATCTGTGCTCCATGAAGTCCAACGAGGCGCCCTCGGagtgctcctcctccctgtTCGAGCGgatgcggcggcagcagcagcgcgacaACATTCCTGGCAGCAAATTGCCCAAACTGAAGAAGAAGTCCACAAGCAGTCAACATTCCGAGGAGCCAACCACTaatccctcctcctcctctctggcGACAACGGCGGCGGCAGATCCCAAGAAGCCCATCATTGCAAAGCTGAAGGCGGGCGTGAAGCTGCAGGTGACCGAGCGAGTGGCTGAGCACCAAG ATGAACTACTCGAGGGCCTGAAGCGGGCACAGCTGGCGCGGCTGGAGGATCAGCGGGGCACTGAGATTAACTTTGATCTGCCCGATTTCCTCAAGAACAAGGAGAATCTCAATGCAGCCGTCTCCAAGCTGCGCAAGGTGCGGGCCAACCTGAGTCCCGTCACCAGCAAGGTGCCGCCCAGCCCCACAGAGATCCCGCAGCCGGCGCCACGCCTCTCCATCACACGAAGCCAGCAGGTGGCgggcagtcagcagcagcaagtgtcGCCCATGAAGGTCGACCAGGAGCAAGAGACTGAAATGCCTGCAGAGACGCAggatcaaattgaatttgccaaAGCGCCGCCACCGTTGCCGCCAAAGCCTAAGGTGCTGCCCATCAAGCCATCCAACTGGGGAGTGGCCGTGCCGCAGCCAGCCGGAAACTACTGCAACAAATTCTCCCCAACCAAACAGGCCCCAACTTCGCCCACGGCAAAGAGTGTTGCGTCCGCGGCGGCCTTTGTCAGCAAAATTCCACTGGACATTGGACGCAAGTCgctggaggaggcggtggcgggcACTCGGTGCGCCTACCTTGACGAGCCCAGCAGCAGTTTTGTGTGA
- the LOC117898252 gene encoding regulator of G-protein signaling loco isoform X5 — MSFRELVCGLYSEENANRALPANASPFRRAWGQSSFRTPRTDKVAKQLQPQQQQQSSSSPLVRRTASMNASDHDVYIKTLMLDDLKTSARSQQQLSLLKVPKILTTPAPPSTISVSAESTATDNLPDNGSPSSWGGSFERMLQDAAGMQTFSEFLKKEFSAENIYFWTACERYRLLESEAERAIQARDIFGKHLANSSSDPVNVDSQARNLTEEKLASAAPDIFAPAQKQIFNLMKFDSYQRFIRSDLYKSCVEAEQKNLPLPYSGADLDELLKTNFHLAASSKLKKSVSNAEDRRRKSLLPWHRKTRSKSRDRTEIMSDLQSSALMPAPPLPPPTLLTSASLKIASGQNSLSDLHSSRSSLSSFDAGVSGGQGASAESVCSLCRVILTDGATTIVQTRPGETVGQLVERLLEKRNLVYPYYDIVFQGSTKSIDLQQSSQLLAGKEVVIERRVAFKLDLPDPKVISVKSKPKKQLHEVIRPILTKYNYKMDNVQVIMRDTQAPLDLMQPVTMADGQRLRIVLLQDFQSGGGSSMPPKQTKPMKPLPSTAQGQLDELTNKVFNELLQSKAEAAAAKPQAQHSDLCSMKSNEAPSECSSSLFERMRRQQQRDNIPGSKLPKLKKKSTSSQHSEEPTTNPSSSSLATTAAADPKKPIIAKLKAGVKLQVTERVAEHQDELLEGLKRAQLARLEDQRGTEINFDLPDFLKNKENLNAAVSKLRKVRANLSPVTSKVPPSPTEIPQPAPRLSITRSQQVAGSQQQQVSPMKVDQEQETEMPAETQDQIEFAKAPPPLPPKPKVLPIKPSNWGVAVPQPAGNYCNKFSPTKQAPTSPTAKSVASAAAFVSKIPLDIGRKSLEEAVAGTRCAYLDEPSSSFV, encoded by the exons AACCGTGCTCTGCCCGCCAATGCCTCGCCCTTCCGCCGAGCCTGGGGTCAGTCTTCATTCCGTACACCGCGCACCGACAAGgtggccaagcagctgcagccccagcagcagcagcagtcgtcgtcATCGCCGCTGGTGAGACGCACTGCCTCGATGAACGCCTCCGACCATGATGTGTACATCAAGACGCTGATGCTGGACGACCTGAAGACCTCGGcaaggagccagcagcagctgagtcTGCTGAAGGTTCCCAAAATTCTGACCACGCCGGCGCCACCATCCACCATATCGGTCAGCGCAGAGTCAACCGCAACTGACAACCTACCAGACAATGGCAGTCCTAGCAGCTGGGGCGGTTCGTTCGAGCGAATGCTACAGGATGCCGCCGGAATGCAGACCTTCTCCGAGTTCCTCAAGAAGGAGTTCTCGGCGGAGAACATTTACTTTTGGACCGCCTGCGAGCGCTATCGTTTGCTCGAATCAGAGGCCGAGAGGGCCATCCAGGCCAGGGATATCTTTGGAAAGCATCtggcgaacagcagcagcgatcccGTCAACGTGGACTCCCAGGCCCGCAATCTTACGGAGGAGAAGCTCGCGAGTGCCGCGCCCGACATCTTTGCGCCCGCCCAGAAGCAGATCTTCAATCTGATGAAATTCGACAGCTATCAGCGCTTCATACGCTCCGATCTCTACAAGAGTTGTGTGGAGGCCGAGCAGAAGAACCTGCCCCTGCCATACAGCGGTGCCGATCTGGATGAGCTGCTGAAGACAAATTTTCACTTAGCTGCCTCCTCAAAG CTCAAGAAGTCGGTAAGCAATGCCGAGGATCGACGCCGTAAGAGCCTACTCCCATGGCACCGCAAGACGCGAAGCAAGTCACGCGATCGCACTGAGATCATGTCCGATCTGCAGAGCAGCGCTTTGATGCCAGCGCCGCCGTTGCCGCCACCGACTCTGCTGACCAGCGCCTCGCTAAAGATCGCATCGGGCCAGAATTCGCTGAGTGATCTGCACAGCTCGCGCTCCTCCCTGTCGTCTTTCGACGCCGGAGTATCGGGCGGCCAGGGAGCCAGTGCGGAGAGTGTGTGCTCGCTGTGTCGAGTGATCCTAACGGATGGTGCCACCACCATAGTGCAGACGCGACCCGGGGAGACGGTGGGCCAGCTGGTGGAGCGGCTGCTGGAGAAGCGCAACCTCGTGTATCCCTACTACGACATTGTGTTCCAGGGCAGCACCAAGTCCATCGATCTGCAGCAGTCgtcgcagctgctggccggcAAGGAGGTGGTGATCGAGCGACGAGTGGCCTTCAAGCTGGATCTGCCCGACCCAAAGGTGATATCCGTGAAGAGCAAACCCAAGAAGCAGCTGCACGAGGTGATCAGGCCCATTCTGACCAAATACAACTACAAAATGGACAACGTGCAGGTGATAATGCGCGACACCCAGGCCCCGCTCGACCTCATGCAGCCGGTGACGATGGCCGATGGCCAGCGGCTGCGCATCGTTCTGCTGCAGGATTTTCAGTCAGGCGGCGGCAGTAGCATGCCGCCGAAGCAGACAAAACCAATGAAGCCGCTGCCATCCACGGCGCAGGGACAGCTGGACGAGCTGACGAACAAGGTGTTcaacgagctgctgcagagcaaGGCGGAGGCGGCTGCGGCcaagccacaggcacagcatAGCGATCTGTGCTCCATGAAGTCCAACGAGGCGCCCTCGGagtgctcctcctccctgtTCGAGCGgatgcggcggcagcagcagcgcgacaACATTCCTGGCAGCAAATTGCCCAAACTGAAGAAGAAGTCCACAAGCAGTCAACATTCCGAGGAGCCAACCACTaatccctcctcctcctctctggcGACAACGGCGGCGGCAGATCCCAAGAAGCCCATCATTGCAAAGCTGAAGGCGGGCGTGAAGCTGCAGGTGACCGAGCGAGTGGCTGAGCACCAAG ATGAACTACTCGAGGGCCTGAAGCGGGCACAGCTGGCGCGGCTGGAGGATCAGCGGGGCACTGAGATTAACTTTGATCTGCCCGATTTCCTCAAGAACAAGGAGAATCTCAATGCAGCCGTCTCCAAGCTGCGCAAGGTGCGGGCCAACCTGAGTCCCGTCACCAGCAAGGTGCCGCCCAGCCCCACAGAGATCCCGCAGCCGGCGCCACGCCTCTCCATCACACGAAGCCAGCAGGTGGCgggcagtcagcagcagcaagtgtcGCCCATGAAGGTCGACCAGGAGCAAGAGACTGAAATGCCTGCAGAGACGCAggatcaaattgaatttgccaaAGCGCCGCCACCGTTGCCGCCAAAGCCTAAGGTGCTGCCCATCAAGCCATCCAACTGGGGAGTGGCCGTGCCGCAGCCAGCCGGAAACTACTGCAACAAATTCTCCCCAACCAAACAGGCCCCAACTTCGCCCACGGCAAAGAGTGTTGCGTCCGCGGCGGCCTTTGTCAGCAAAATTCCACTGGACATTGGACGCAAGTCgctggaggaggcggtggcgggcACTCGGTGCGCCTACCTTGACGAGCCCAGCAGCAGTTTTGTGTGA
- the LOC117897439 gene encoding kunitz-type serine protease inhibitor HCRG2-like encodes MVKLMLNLVILSLLLSSALALNQTLMEIRKSICLEPSSYGSCKERQLRFHYDALSNSCNAFYYSGCGGTQNRFESQTQCWDYCMDPEITYEI; translated from the exons ATGGTAAAGCTAATGCTAAATCTTGTGATTCTGAGCCTGCTGCTAAGCTCTGCATTGGCACTCAATCAAACGTTGATGGAAATTCGAAAGA GTATTTGCTTGGAACCTAGTTCATATGGCAGCTGCAAGGAAAGGCAGTTGCGATTCCATTACGATGCCTTGTCCAACTCTTGCAATGCGTTCTACTATAGTGGCTGCGGTGGCACACAAAATCGTTTTGAAAGTCAAACACAATGCTGGGACTACTGCATGGACCCGGAAATCACTTACGAAATTTAG
- the LOC117897339 gene encoding PI-stichotoxin-She2a-like, whose product MVKLILNIVFLSLLIYLSAADNPPNLANRLTICTQPSEYGNCNERQLRWYFHPEHNKCKPFYYSGCGGNSNIFYSHFECTAYCIRPDYEEI is encoded by the exons ATGGTAAAGCTTATACTGAATATTGTATTTCTAAGCCTGCTGATTTATCTGTCAGCAGCCGACAATCCTCCGAACTTGGCCAACCGCTTGA CGATTTGCACGCAGCCAAGTGAGTACGGCAACTGCAACGAGAGACAACTCCGATGGTATTTCCACCCAGAACACAACAAGTGCAAGCCCTTCTACTACAGCGGATGCGGAGGGAACTCGAATATATTCTATTCGCACTTTGAATGCACTGCCTACTGCATAAGACCGGACTACGAAGAAATATAG
- the LOC117897794 gene encoding kappaPI-actitoxin-Avd3c-like, giving the protein MVKLMMSFVFLGLLLCLAAGNSPPKFWERDHICTEDIDYGHCRENQIRWYYDTTSKSCKAFYYSGCGGNYNRFLRKSGCMSYCMDPDYPLMEQ; this is encoded by the exons ATGGTTAAGCTAATGATGAGTTTTGTGTttctggggctgctgctgtgccttgCAGCAGGCAACTCTCCGCCAAAATTTTGGGAACGAGACC ATATTTGCACGGAAGACATAGATTATGGGCACTGCCGTGAAAATCAGATACGTTGGTATTACGATACAACGTCCAAGTCTTGCAAGGCTTTCTACTACAGTGGATGTGGTGGAAATTATAATCGATTCTTGCGCAAAAGCGGATGCATGAGCTACTGCATGGATCCGGATTACCCCTTGATGGAACAGTAG
- the LOC117897792 gene encoding PI-actitoxin-Axm2b-like has protein sequence MVKLMLNIVILSLLLYLASGLSPEQANERMKNCIKHSAYGYCRGQQTRWFYDTMTNNCKTFLYSGCGGNYNRFTSLPECLDYCTHPEISYDRK, from the exons ATGGTAAAGCTAATGCTAAATATTGTAATTCTGAGCCTGCTGCTGTATCTTGCATCAGGCTTAAGCCCAGAGCAGGCTAACGAACGCATGA aaaattgcattaagcATAGTGCGTATGGCTACTGTCGTGGGCAACAGACACGTTGGTTTTACGACACGATGACCAACAATTGCAAGACGTTCCTGTACAGCGGCTGTGGTGGAAATTATAATCGATTCACAAGTCTACCCGAGTGCCTGGACTACTGTACGCATCCGGAAATATCCTATGAtcgaaaatga
- the LOC117897793 gene encoding kunitz-type serine protease inhibitor NACI-like, whose product MVKLMVSLGVLSLLLCLSAALSPRVIVYRMKLCMQLRSYGNCHNRQERWYHDPWSKTCKLFHYSGCGGNYNRFISKDTCMEYCRDPGIPYDDK is encoded by the exons ATGGTCAAGCTAATGGTAAGCCTTGGAGTTCTAAGCCTGCTACTGTGCCTGTCAGCAGCACTCAGTCCGCGTGTAATTGTCTACAGGATGA AGCTTTGCATGCAACTTCGTTCGTATGGCAATTGTCACAATAGGCAGGAGCGTTGGTATCACGACCCATGGTCGAAAACCTGCAAGTTGTTCCACTACAGTGGATGCGGTGGAAATTATAATCGTTTCATTTCCAAAGACACATGCATGGAGTACTGCAGGGACCCGGGCATACCTTACGATGATAAgtaa
- the LOC117897791 gene encoding probable 39S ribosomal protein L45, mitochondrial, whose translation MEKLVSAKACLKFVQMMPSVPQAASSGLGILAPALQNMLQMQQVRHRQTKHWKPEFKRLRKQKFVKIELPNFREKPEDISKEEMRSRMKERGVLPPRPWMERPFHISCTGGIFEPYVPPEGDGKKSIISSTGAKQKLEFLEKKSKSMLAVRKIRSYDEAFSSDQFGAEAQEIYVAAHTQMAAKEKYKIREYVSERCYPEMMHNVKDKTIHWRFLQSLEPPRVVHARCTEVITKENQFAQVTVRFHTQQMLAIYDRFGRLMHGSEILTKDVLEYVVFEKHISNEYGKWRLHDKIIPDWLPAKQPSPITYRLIEDVEEEPPKELSAGDEAKQLEAGSEQPKEQLQLASAPERSSKPTLAI comes from the exons atggAGAAGCTTGTGTCGGCCAAAGCGTGCCTTAAATTCGTGCAG ATGATGCCCAGCGTGCCCCAGGCGGCGAGTTCAGGCCTGGGGATATTGGCACCGGCGCTCCAGAACATGCTCCAGATGCAGCAGGTGCGCCATCGACAGACCAAGCACTGGAAACCGGAGTTCAAGCGATTGCGCAAGCAGAAGTTTGTGAAAATAGAGCTGCCGAATTTCCGAGAGAAGCCAGAAGACATCAGCAAGGAGGAGATGCGCAGCCGTATGAAGGAACGTGGTGTGCTGCCGCCCCGCCCCTGGATGGAGCGTCCATTTCACATCAGTTGTACTGGCGGCATATTCGAGCCATATGTCCCACCAGAGGGCGATGGCAAGAAGTCAATAATCTCCTCCACTGGAGCCAAGCAGAAACTAGAGTTTCtggaaaagaaatcaaagagTATGTTGGCCGTACGGAAAATACGCTCGTACGACGAAGCCTTCAGCAGCGACCAATTCGGAGCCGAGGCCCAAGAGATCTATGTGGCGGCCCACACCCAAATGGCAGCCAAGGAGAAGTACAAGATACGTGAATATGTCAGCGAGCGTTGCTATCCCGAGATGATGCACAACGTAAAGGACAAAACCATTCACTGGCGGTTCCTGCAGTCTCTGGAGCCACCTCGAGTGGTGCATGCTCGATGCACTGAGGTGATCACCAAGGAGAACCAGTTTGCTCAGGTGACGGTGCGCTTCCACACACAACAGATGCTGGCCATCTACGATCGCTTTGGTCGCCTGATGCACGGCAGCGAGATCCTTACCAAAGATGTGCTGGAGTACGTGGTGTTTGAGAAGCACATATCCAACGAGTACGGCAAGTGGAGGCTGCACGACAAGATTATTCCCGACTGGCTTCCAGCCAAGCAGCCCTCCCCCATTACCTATCGCCTTATTGAGGATGTCGAGGAGGAGCCGCCGAAAGAGCTCAGTGCTGGCGATGAGGCCAAACAGctggaggcaggcagcgagcagccaaaggagcaactgcagctggccaGTGCTCCTGAGCGCAGCTCCAAGCCCACACTGGCCATTTGA